A DNA window from Anastrepha obliqua isolate idAnaObli1 chromosome 5, idAnaObli1_1.0, whole genome shotgun sequence contains the following coding sequences:
- the LOC129249291 gene encoding uncharacterized protein LOC129249291 isoform X2, translating to MRPRRKEKSSSQKISRWDRIRKRNVTKYSFSINSDIVENLFGKEYINQSHELALCGKCEPNKILDPLLVMDMRHEMFRKIPRKLPTITVSGRRTLDACISHNQVVESRYITNELKKFRQQLQKNYKKNMINGKLREKTKKDIYNLDNEKLMQSLERTGKHIANFYAAPLEALQVVNQLCDTEKSESSITEKVANEKENNESLHAIITGKSSKKEIYTKKTCAAGKCLKIIDAVDDNIIQFSLETVLHKGIELQTEETEFKSVIVNGCTFVSESNLGIEGQLIHKDSCECRTVIATNDVIHNSSFCQARCVRFDESVEVRNFNQENSICSNTSDGIDSVVSDIAEETLFELPMGAEEKLSKETGSHTLSKNPSTTRLTNPKQLDPEQTTSEDMDEESNSNYEQNLIIEQLFQSRANTNHTLLRKYFLKWIHFITIEKIEREDVSSKGERIHKINLFLDKIRKEKLRLTRKARQCTVGRGSGETQMKPAGSTQVTKKYQNKIKIQQDIIDLQRLKLERQERIIMELKLNKLSDAAKEDRQDLKNVLNSFIQHGDHKFKAKAKCVQLIGNLRDEKDENMTNLQGKAMNIPKFLMEMQERALERNIRHEKARQRRLQQEAEKEAQKMAAEEAKRLEDEEAKRLRIEVLKEKRRQEKMAKVLKEREYQRAEEAKCKADEFYRRLLLRRIGMEGFKRVIRRKYENKRKCEQLRRNIFKRTYFLSWRDYYLKLRNEKLALADELYDKFLKRKILRVWQLHAEEERCKLNTALDWCDFKRTEMAFKCWAQYSMRMWAIDAAKMNQAKSHHEWHLKWKVLDCWQRLPQILQLERETEERRQRWRMKIWELLPDYTPNRDYP from the exons tTTCGAAAAATACCACGAAAATTGCCAACAATTACAGTGAGCGGTCGGCGCACCCTGGACGCATGCATCTCCCATAACCAGGTTGTAGAATCTCGTTACATCAcgaatgaattgaaaaaattccggcagcaactacaaaaaaattacaagaaaaatatgataaatggGAAACTTAGAGAAAAGActaaaaaagatatatataattTGGACAACGAAAAACTCATGCAGAGTTTGGAAAGAACCGGCAagcatattgcaaatttttatgcagCGCCATTGGAGGCATTGCAAGTAGTTAACCAGTTATGTGACACCGAAAAAAGCGAAAGTTCCATAACTGAAAAAGTGgccaatgaaaaagaaaataatgaaagccTTCATGCAATTATTACTGGTAAAAGCAGCAAGAAggaaatctatacaaaaaaaacatgtgcTGCAGGGAAATGTCTAAAAATAATTGATGCAGTGGATGATAATATTATTCAATTTTCTCTGGAAACTGTTTTACACAAAGGAATTGAGCTGCAAACCGAAGAAACTGAATTCAAAAGTGTCATTGTAAATGGGTGTACCTTTGTCTCTGAAAGCAATTTAGGGATTGAAGGTCAGCTTATCCATAAAGACTCTTGTGAATGCCGTACTGTTATCGCTACAAATGATGTAATTCATAACAGTTCTTTTTGTCAAGCGCGATGCGTACGCTTCGATGAATCGGTGGAAGTAAGGAATTTTAATCAGGAGAACTCTATATGCTCCAATACCAGTGATGGAATTGATTCAGTTGTATCGGATATAGCTGAAGAGACACTTTTCGAACTGCCAATGGGAGCTGAAGAAAAACTGTCTAAGGAAACGGGATCACATACATTGTCCAAGAACCCATCAACAACAA GATTAACTAACCCGAAACAATTAGATCCTGAACAAACAACCTCTGAAGATATGGACGAAGAAAGCAATTCCAACTATGAACAAAACTTGATTATTGAACAACTCTTCCAGTCCCGTGCAAACACTAACCACACCTTGCTACGAAAATATTTCCTAAAGTGGATTCATTTTATCACCATTGAGAAAATTGAAAGAGAAGATGTTTCTAGTAAGGGTGAGCGtatacataaaattaatttgtttttagataAAATACGCAAGGAGAAATTGCGTCTGACCCGTAAAGCACGTCAATGTACTGTTGGGCGAGGAAGCGGCGAAACTCAAATGAAGCCAGCGGGTTCGACACAAGTAACCAAAAAATATCAGAACAA AATTAAGATCCAACAAGACATAATAGATCTACAGCGACTCAAACTTGAACGCCAGGAACGTATAATTATGGAATTGAAGTTGAACAAATTGTCCGATGCAGCAAAAGAGGACCGTcaagatttaaaaaatgtactaaacTCTTTCATACAGCATGGAGATCATAAATTCAAAGCAAAGGCGAAATGTGTGCAGCTAATTGGTAATCTTCGAGACGAGAAAGACGAAAACATGACGAATTTGCAAGGAAAAGCTATGAATATTCCtaaatttttaatggaaatgCAAGAACGTGCTTTGGAAAGAAACATTCGGCATGAAAAAGCGCGCCAACGGCGTTTACAACAGGAAGCTGAAAAGGAAGCACAAAAAATGGCAGCCGAGGAAGCAAAG CGTTTAGAAGATGAAGAGGCTAAGCGATTGCGTATCGAagttttgaaagaaaaacggcgaCAAGAGAAAATGGCTAAAGTACTTAAAGAACGAGAATATCAACGAGCAGAGGAGGCCAAATGTAAAGCCGATGAATTTTACCGACGCTTGCTTCTTCGTCGTATTGGAATGGAGGGATTTAAAAGAGTGATACGacgtaaatatgaaaataagagaaaatgtGAGCAGTTAAgacgaaatattttcaaacgcACATATTTTTTGAGTTGGCGGGACTACTATCTAAAATTGCGTAACGAAAAGTTAGCGTTGGCCGATGAATTATAtgataaatttttaaagcgaaagATATTGCGAGTATGGCAATTACATGCTGAAGAAGAACGCTGCAAATTGAATACTGCTCTTGATTGGTGCGATTTTAAGCGAACTGAAATGGCATTCAAATGTTGGGCTCAATACAGTATGCGCATGTGGGCGATTGACGCTGCTAAAATGAATCAGGCGAAATCACATCATGAAtg gCATTTAAAATGGAAAGTGCTCGATTGTTGGCAAAGATTGCCTCAAATATTGCAGTTAGAAAGAGAAACAGAAGAAAGACGACAGCGATGGCGTATGAAAATATGGGAACTTTTGCCAGACTACACACCCAACAGAGATTACCCCTGA
- the LOC129248479 gene encoding palmitoyltransferase ZDHHC23-B isoform X3, which yields MLLTFQDRLRIPWRGGAKQVTFGSIIPIFAIPLLISLAAINACTCIVIFLACTIIMCYVYYYAQRNSLRTRFFSIWVVSSLVCLTLLFELTVPLLEVLPEENWALAALSLASLICFHQTYRRAILNHVDQNGGTNSGLLDVTDANMSEEEEIVQTALLLEHDLEVNSNQRNICSICGKCVPSRTAHCSVCNACIKRHDHHSYWLDCCIGESNHRFYVFGLVFGILALTLGADLTLTAVCHPFLVANVLGLQILLPDDCSEVFDMYELGLAFVIAVYALLIAAYSTVILVRQIYFISRGVTLNECKRGLHGNNKTLKYNWKNFIF from the exons ATGTTGTTAACATTTCAAGACAGACTACGTATTCCATGGCGTGGCGGAGCTAAACAAGTGACATTTGGTAGTATTATTCCCATATTTGCTATACCGCTTTTGATCAGCTTAGCGGCAATCAATGCATGTACCTGCATTGTAATATTTTTGGCATGCACTATAATAAtgtgttatgtgtactactACGCGCAGCGTAATTCATTGCGAACCCGCTTTTTCAGCATATGGGTTGTTTCCTCATTGGTCTGCTTGACACTGTTATTTGAATTAACTGTTCCGCTATTGGAGGTACTCCCAGAGGAGAATTGGGCTCTGGCCGCTCTTTCTCTTGCCTCATTGATTTGCTTTCATCAGACTTATAGACGCGCTATATTAAATCATGTCGATCAGAATGGAGGCACTAATAGTGGATTGCTCGACGTGACGGATGCAAACATGAGTGAGGAAGAAGAGATAGTACAAACTGCTTTGTTATTGGAACATGACTTGGAGGTTAATAGTAATCAAAGAAATATCTGTTCAATCTGTGGTAAATGTGTGCCATCACGCACTGCACATTGTTCAGTTTGCAATGCTTGTATTAAACGACATGATCATCACAGCTATTGGTTAGATTGCTGTATAGGTGAATCGAACCACCGTTTCTATGTTTTTGGATTGGTGTTTGGCATTTTGGCTCTAACATTGGGAGCCGATTTGACACTAACAGCGGTTTGTCATCCATTTTTAGTAGCAAATGTATTAGGTCTGCAAATATTATTACCGGATGATTGCTCTGAAGTTTTTGACATGTATGA GTTGGGTTTAGCTTTTGTGATTGCTGTCTATGCCTTACTAATAGCGGCATACAGCACGGTTATACTTGTACggcaaatatatttcatatcgcGTGGAGTAACATTAAATGAATGTAAGAGAGGGCTGCATGGAAATAATAAGACTCTAAAATACAACTGgaaaaactttatattttaG
- the LOC129248479 gene encoding palmitoyltransferase ZDHHC23-B isoform X2: MTDFFSYSQNEAYAEKDGNSDLCCCEYIDRENHRFHIIACCCNCEGFDKTFTDWITCRPVNQSYQRNMLLTFQDRLRIPWRGGAKQVTFGSIIPIFAIPLLISLAAINACTCIVIFLACTIIMCYVYYYAQRNSLRTRFFSIWVVSSLVCLTLLFELTVPLLEVLPEENWALAALSLASLICFHQTYRRAILNHVDQNGGTNSGLLDVTDANMSEEEEIVQTALLLEHDLEVNSNQRNICSICGKCVPSRTAHCSVCNACIKRHDHHSYWLDCCIGESNHRFYVFGLVFGILALTLGADLTLTAVCHPFLVANVLGLQILLPDDCSEVFDMYELGLAFVIAVYALLIAAYSTVILVRQIYFISRGVTLNE; this comes from the exons ATGACAGACTTTTTTTCATACAGTCAAAATGAGGCATACGCTGAAAAGGATGGAAATTCAGATCTTTGTTGCTGTGAGTATATAGATCGGGAAAACCATCGTTTTCACATCATCGCCTGCTGTTGCAACTGTGAAGGTTTTGACAAGACTTTTACTGA cTGGATAACTTGTCGCCCCGTCAACCAGTCCTACCAACGCAATATGTTGTTAACATTTCAAGACAGACTACGTATTCCATGGCGTGGCGGAGCTAAACAAGTGACATTTGGTAGTATTATTCCCATATTTGCTATACCGCTTTTGATCAGCTTAGCGGCAATCAATGCATGTACCTGCATTGTAATATTTTTGGCATGCACTATAATAAtgtgttatgtgtactactACGCGCAGCGTAATTCATTGCGAACCCGCTTTTTCAGCATATGGGTTGTTTCCTCATTGGTCTGCTTGACACTGTTATTTGAATTAACTGTTCCGCTATTGGAGGTACTCCCAGAGGAGAATTGGGCTCTGGCCGCTCTTTCTCTTGCCTCATTGATTTGCTTTCATCAGACTTATAGACGCGCTATATTAAATCATGTCGATCAGAATGGAGGCACTAATAGTGGATTGCTCGACGTGACGGATGCAAACATGAGTGAGGAAGAAGAGATAGTACAAACTGCTTTGTTATTGGAACATGACTTGGAGGTTAATAGTAATCAAAGAAATATCTGTTCAATCTGTGGTAAATGTGTGCCATCACGCACTGCACATTGTTCAGTTTGCAATGCTTGTATTAAACGACATGATCATCACAGCTATTGGTTAGATTGCTGTATAGGTGAATCGAACCACCGTTTCTATGTTTTTGGATTGGTGTTTGGCATTTTGGCTCTAACATTGGGAGCCGATTTGACACTAACAGCGGTTTGTCATCCATTTTTAGTAGCAAATGTATTAGGTCTGCAAATATTATTACCGGATGATTGCTCTGAAGTTTTTGACATGTATGA GTTGGGTTTAGCTTTTGTGATTGCTGTCTATGCCTTACTAATAGCGGCATACAGCACGGTTATACTTGTACggcaaatatatttcatatcgcGTGGAGTAACATTAAATGAAT AA
- the LOC129248479 gene encoding palmitoyltransferase ZDHHC23-B isoform X1, whose amino-acid sequence MTDFFSYSQNEAYAEKDGNSDLCCCEYIDRENHRFHIIACCCNCEGFDKTFTDWITCRPVNQSYQRNMLLTFQDRLRIPWRGGAKQVTFGSIIPIFAIPLLISLAAINACTCIVIFLACTIIMCYVYYYAQRNSLRTRFFSIWVVSSLVCLTLLFELTVPLLEVLPEENWALAALSLASLICFHQTYRRAILNHVDQNGGTNSGLLDVTDANMSEEEEIVQTALLLEHDLEVNSNQRNICSICGKCVPSRTAHCSVCNACIKRHDHHSYWLDCCIGESNHRFYVFGLVFGILALTLGADLTLTAVCHPFLVANVLGLQILLPDDCSEVFDMYELGLAFVIAVYALLIAAYSTVILVRQIYFISRGVTLNECKRGLHGNNKTLKYNWKNFIF is encoded by the exons ATGACAGACTTTTTTTCATACAGTCAAAATGAGGCATACGCTGAAAAGGATGGAAATTCAGATCTTTGTTGCTGTGAGTATATAGATCGGGAAAACCATCGTTTTCACATCATCGCCTGCTGTTGCAACTGTGAAGGTTTTGACAAGACTTTTACTGA cTGGATAACTTGTCGCCCCGTCAACCAGTCCTACCAACGCAATATGTTGTTAACATTTCAAGACAGACTACGTATTCCATGGCGTGGCGGAGCTAAACAAGTGACATTTGGTAGTATTATTCCCATATTTGCTATACCGCTTTTGATCAGCTTAGCGGCAATCAATGCATGTACCTGCATTGTAATATTTTTGGCATGCACTATAATAAtgtgttatgtgtactactACGCGCAGCGTAATTCATTGCGAACCCGCTTTTTCAGCATATGGGTTGTTTCCTCATTGGTCTGCTTGACACTGTTATTTGAATTAACTGTTCCGCTATTGGAGGTACTCCCAGAGGAGAATTGGGCTCTGGCCGCTCTTTCTCTTGCCTCATTGATTTGCTTTCATCAGACTTATAGACGCGCTATATTAAATCATGTCGATCAGAATGGAGGCACTAATAGTGGATTGCTCGACGTGACGGATGCAAACATGAGTGAGGAAGAAGAGATAGTACAAACTGCTTTGTTATTGGAACATGACTTGGAGGTTAATAGTAATCAAAGAAATATCTGTTCAATCTGTGGTAAATGTGTGCCATCACGCACTGCACATTGTTCAGTTTGCAATGCTTGTATTAAACGACATGATCATCACAGCTATTGGTTAGATTGCTGTATAGGTGAATCGAACCACCGTTTCTATGTTTTTGGATTGGTGTTTGGCATTTTGGCTCTAACATTGGGAGCCGATTTGACACTAACAGCGGTTTGTCATCCATTTTTAGTAGCAAATGTATTAGGTCTGCAAATATTATTACCGGATGATTGCTCTGAAGTTTTTGACATGTATGA GTTGGGTTTAGCTTTTGTGATTGCTGTCTATGCCTTACTAATAGCGGCATACAGCACGGTTATACTTGTACggcaaatatatttcatatcgcGTGGAGTAACATTAAATGAATGTAAGAGAGGGCTGCATGGAAATAATAAGACTCTAAAATACAACTGgaaaaactttatattttaG
- the LOC129249291 gene encoding uncharacterized protein LOC129249291 isoform X1 — MRPRRKEKSSSQKISRWDRIRKRNVTKYSFSINSDIVENLFGKEYINQSHELALCGKCEPNKILDPLLVMDMRHEMFRKIPRKLPTITVSGRRTLDACISHNQVVESRYITNELKKFRQQLQKNYKKNMINGKLREKTKKDIYNLDNEKLMQSLERTGKHIANFYAAPLEALQVVNQLCDTEKSESSITEKVANEKENNESLHAIITGKSSKKEIYTKKTCAAGKCLKIIDAVDDNIIQFSLETVLHKGIELQTEETEFKSVIVNGCTFVSESNLGIEGQLIHKDSCECRTVIATNDVIHNSSFCQARCVRFDESVEVRNFNQENSICSNTSDGIDSVVSDIAEETLFELPMGAEEKLSKETGSHTLSKNPSTTSEFNIHLHDTQTPQINGNSLEPLIIKGLTNPKQLDPEQTTSEDMDEESNSNYEQNLIIEQLFQSRANTNHTLLRKYFLKWIHFITIEKIEREDVSSKGERIHKINLFLDKIRKEKLRLTRKARQCTVGRGSGETQMKPAGSTQVTKKYQNKIKIQQDIIDLQRLKLERQERIIMELKLNKLSDAAKEDRQDLKNVLNSFIQHGDHKFKAKAKCVQLIGNLRDEKDENMTNLQGKAMNIPKFLMEMQERALERNIRHEKARQRRLQQEAEKEAQKMAAEEAKRLEDEEAKRLRIEVLKEKRRQEKMAKVLKEREYQRAEEAKCKADEFYRRLLLRRIGMEGFKRVIRRKYENKRKCEQLRRNIFKRTYFLSWRDYYLKLRNEKLALADELYDKFLKRKILRVWQLHAEEERCKLNTALDWCDFKRTEMAFKCWAQYSMRMWAIDAAKMNQAKSHHEWHLKWKVLDCWQRLPQILQLERETEERRQRWRMKIWELLPDYTPNRDYP; from the exons tTTCGAAAAATACCACGAAAATTGCCAACAATTACAGTGAGCGGTCGGCGCACCCTGGACGCATGCATCTCCCATAACCAGGTTGTAGAATCTCGTTACATCAcgaatgaattgaaaaaattccggcagcaactacaaaaaaattacaagaaaaatatgataaatggGAAACTTAGAGAAAAGActaaaaaagatatatataattTGGACAACGAAAAACTCATGCAGAGTTTGGAAAGAACCGGCAagcatattgcaaatttttatgcagCGCCATTGGAGGCATTGCAAGTAGTTAACCAGTTATGTGACACCGAAAAAAGCGAAAGTTCCATAACTGAAAAAGTGgccaatgaaaaagaaaataatgaaagccTTCATGCAATTATTACTGGTAAAAGCAGCAAGAAggaaatctatacaaaaaaaacatgtgcTGCAGGGAAATGTCTAAAAATAATTGATGCAGTGGATGATAATATTATTCAATTTTCTCTGGAAACTGTTTTACACAAAGGAATTGAGCTGCAAACCGAAGAAACTGAATTCAAAAGTGTCATTGTAAATGGGTGTACCTTTGTCTCTGAAAGCAATTTAGGGATTGAAGGTCAGCTTATCCATAAAGACTCTTGTGAATGCCGTACTGTTATCGCTACAAATGATGTAATTCATAACAGTTCTTTTTGTCAAGCGCGATGCGTACGCTTCGATGAATCGGTGGAAGTAAGGAATTTTAATCAGGAGAACTCTATATGCTCCAATACCAGTGATGGAATTGATTCAGTTGTATCGGATATAGCTGAAGAGACACTTTTCGAACTGCCAATGGGAGCTGAAGAAAAACTGTCTAAGGAAACGGGATCACATACATTGTCCAAGAACCCATCAACAACAAGTGAATTTAATATACATTTACACGACACACAGACGCCACAAATTAACGGAAACTCATTAGAGCCACTCATTATTAAAGGATTAACTAACCCGAAACAATTAGATCCTGAACAAACAACCTCTGAAGATATGGACGAAGAAAGCAATTCCAACTATGAACAAAACTTGATTATTGAACAACTCTTCCAGTCCCGTGCAAACACTAACCACACCTTGCTACGAAAATATTTCCTAAAGTGGATTCATTTTATCACCATTGAGAAAATTGAAAGAGAAGATGTTTCTAGTAAGGGTGAGCGtatacataaaattaatttgtttttagataAAATACGCAAGGAGAAATTGCGTCTGACCCGTAAAGCACGTCAATGTACTGTTGGGCGAGGAAGCGGCGAAACTCAAATGAAGCCAGCGGGTTCGACACAAGTAACCAAAAAATATCAGAACAA AATTAAGATCCAACAAGACATAATAGATCTACAGCGACTCAAACTTGAACGCCAGGAACGTATAATTATGGAATTGAAGTTGAACAAATTGTCCGATGCAGCAAAAGAGGACCGTcaagatttaaaaaatgtactaaacTCTTTCATACAGCATGGAGATCATAAATTCAAAGCAAAGGCGAAATGTGTGCAGCTAATTGGTAATCTTCGAGACGAGAAAGACGAAAACATGACGAATTTGCAAGGAAAAGCTATGAATATTCCtaaatttttaatggaaatgCAAGAACGTGCTTTGGAAAGAAACATTCGGCATGAAAAAGCGCGCCAACGGCGTTTACAACAGGAAGCTGAAAAGGAAGCACAAAAAATGGCAGCCGAGGAAGCAAAG CGTTTAGAAGATGAAGAGGCTAAGCGATTGCGTATCGAagttttgaaagaaaaacggcgaCAAGAGAAAATGGCTAAAGTACTTAAAGAACGAGAATATCAACGAGCAGAGGAGGCCAAATGTAAAGCCGATGAATTTTACCGACGCTTGCTTCTTCGTCGTATTGGAATGGAGGGATTTAAAAGAGTGATACGacgtaaatatgaaaataagagaaaatgtGAGCAGTTAAgacgaaatattttcaaacgcACATATTTTTTGAGTTGGCGGGACTACTATCTAAAATTGCGTAACGAAAAGTTAGCGTTGGCCGATGAATTATAtgataaatttttaaagcgaaagATATTGCGAGTATGGCAATTACATGCTGAAGAAGAACGCTGCAAATTGAATACTGCTCTTGATTGGTGCGATTTTAAGCGAACTGAAATGGCATTCAAATGTTGGGCTCAATACAGTATGCGCATGTGGGCGATTGACGCTGCTAAAATGAATCAGGCGAAATCACATCATGAAtg gCATTTAAAATGGAAAGTGCTCGATTGTTGGCAAAGATTGCCTCAAATATTGCAGTTAGAAAGAGAAACAGAAGAAAGACGACAGCGATGGCGTATGAAAATATGGGAACTTTTGCCAGACTACACACCCAACAGAGATTACCCCTGA